From Solidesulfovibrio carbinoliphilus subsp. oakridgensis, the proteins below share one genomic window:
- the msrB gene encoding peptide-methionine (R)-S-oxide reductase MsrB, producing MPNTQENLSQVATLAGGCFWCVESDLAKLPGVVRVVSGYTGGTEPQPDYERVSSGRTGHYEAVQVFFDPRRISYRQVLDVFLRHIDPTDPGGQFADRGRQYRPAVFYHTEAQKREAEAALAGLTASGTFDEPLAVAVLPFAFFQDAEDYHQNYAKTHKLQYETYRRFSGRDRFLEQVWGPKAQPAATSGTSGDWRRFAKPDAATLRQRLAPLAYDVTQKEKTEPPFENAYWDSKAEGLYVDVVSGEPLFSSRDKFDSGTGWPSFTKPLVPENIVTREDKRFFSTRTEVRSRHGDSHLGHVFTDGPPPSGLRYCMNSAALRFVPKDDLESAGYGEFGKDFL from the coding sequence ATGCCGAACACCCAGGAAAATCTGTCGCAGGTGGCGACCCTCGCCGGCGGCTGTTTCTGGTGCGTGGAATCCGACCTGGCCAAACTCCCGGGCGTTGTCCGGGTGGTTTCCGGCTACACCGGCGGCACCGAGCCCCAACCCGACTACGAGCGGGTGTCCTCGGGCCGCACCGGCCACTACGAGGCGGTGCAGGTCTTTTTCGATCCCCGGCGGATCAGCTACCGCCAGGTCCTGGACGTCTTTTTGCGCCACATCGACCCGACCGACCCGGGCGGGCAGTTCGCGGACCGGGGCCGGCAGTACCGGCCGGCCGTCTTCTACCATACCGAGGCGCAAAAACGCGAAGCCGAGGCCGCCCTGGCCGGGCTCACCGCCTCCGGCACCTTTGACGAACCCCTGGCCGTGGCGGTCCTGCCCTTCGCCTTTTTCCAGGACGCCGAGGACTACCACCAGAATTACGCCAAGACCCACAAACTCCAGTACGAGACCTACCGGCGGTTTTCCGGCCGGGACCGGTTCCTCGAACAGGTCTGGGGCCCAAAGGCCCAGCCGGCCGCGACCTCCGGGACGAGCGGCGACTGGCGCAGGTTCGCCAAGCCCGATGCCGCCACCCTGCGCCAACGCCTGGCCCCCTTGGCCTACGACGTCACCCAGAAGGAAAAAACCGAACCGCCCTTTGAAAACGCCTACTGGGACAGCAAGGCCGAAGGGCTGTACGTGGACGTGGTGTCCGGGGAGCCGCTTTTCAGCTCCCGCGACAAATTCGATTCCGGCACGGGCTGGCCGAGCTTCACCAAGCCGCTGGTTCCGGAAAACATCGTGACGCGTGAGGACAAACGGTTTTTCTCCACGCGCACGGAAGTGCGCAGCCGCCACGGCGACTCGCACCTCGGGCACGTCTTCACGGACGGCCCGCCCCCTTCAGGGCTACGGTATTGCATGAATTCCGCCGCCTTGCGTTTCGTCCCCAAGGACGACCTCGAAAGCGCGGGCTACGGCGAATTCGGCAAGGACTTCCTATAA
- a CDS encoding sigma-54-dependent transcriptional regulator, with amino-acid sequence MANILVIDDDAFFREFLARLLAAEGHTAVRAATMAEAAARAGVEDFDLIFLDVRLPDGSGLDLLPRLRALPSEPEVVIITGAGDPDGAELAILSGAWDYIEKKASQEALRLACLRALRFREKKQDSLPVRRAGIIGSGPVMERTLRQMGRAARSQANVLLFGETGTGKELFARAIHENSPRSGADCVVVDCAGLTESIMARELFGHRRGAFTGASGDTPGLLARAHGGTLFLDEVSELSLEMQKGFLRLLESHTYRPLGENREIPVDFRLVCASNRDLLDMVAAGTFREDLFYRIRAVTLRLPPLRDILDELPELAEHHLTRICRTAKLPLKTLAPELVDLFTQYHWPGNVRELAHVLDALVAAAPLESELLPSHLPRDLRVHFVRSRVARGQREYDAGQPPAQALPETDGPGQGPATLEWNAYKHAAHARVERVYLETLSRASSGDVRAAMNLSGLSQSRLYGLLRKHGLRLSLSGGVR; translated from the coding sequence ATGGCGAACATCCTGGTCATCGACGATGACGCCTTTTTCCGGGAATTTCTGGCCCGGCTGCTGGCCGCCGAAGGGCACACCGCCGTGCGGGCCGCCACCATGGCCGAAGCGGCCGCCCGGGCCGGGGTCGAGGATTTCGACCTGATCTTCCTGGACGTGCGCCTGCCGGACGGTTCGGGCCTGGACCTCCTGCCCAGGCTTCGTGCCCTGCCGAGCGAGCCCGAGGTGGTCATCATCACCGGGGCCGGCGACCCGGACGGCGCGGAACTGGCCATTTTGAGCGGGGCCTGGGACTACATCGAGAAAAAAGCCAGCCAGGAGGCCCTGCGCCTGGCCTGCCTGCGGGCCCTGCGCTTTCGCGAAAAAAAGCAGGACTCCCTGCCCGTGCGCCGGGCCGGCATCATCGGCAGCGGCCCGGTCATGGAGCGGACCCTGCGCCAGATGGGCCGGGCGGCCAGGAGCCAGGCCAACGTGCTTCTCTTTGGCGAGACCGGCACGGGCAAGGAGCTTTTCGCCCGGGCCATCCACGAGAACAGCCCCCGGTCCGGGGCCGATTGCGTGGTCGTGGACTGCGCGGGCCTGACCGAGTCCATCATGGCCCGAGAGCTTTTCGGCCACCGCCGGGGGGCCTTCACCGGGGCCTCGGGCGACACCCCGGGCCTGCTGGCCCGGGCCCACGGGGGCACGCTTTTTCTCGACGAGGTCAGCGAGCTGTCCCTGGAGATGCAAAAGGGCTTTTTGCGGCTCCTCGAAAGCCACACCTACCGGCCGCTCGGGGAAAACCGCGAAATCCCTGTCGATTTCCGGCTGGTCTGCGCCAGCAACCGCGACCTGCTGGACATGGTCGCGGCCGGGACCTTTCGGGAGGACCTCTTCTACCGCATCCGGGCCGTCACGCTGCGCCTGCCCCCCCTGCGCGACATCCTGGACGAGCTGCCGGAACTGGCCGAGCACCACCTGACGCGCATCTGCCGCACGGCCAAGCTGCCGCTCAAGACCCTGGCCCCGGAACTCGTCGATCTGTTCACCCAGTACCACTGGCCGGGCAACGTGCGCGAGCTGGCCCACGTCCTTGACGCCCTGGTCGCGGCCGCGCCGCTCGAGTCCGAGCTTTTGCCCTCGCACCTGCCGCGCGACCTGCGGGTCCATTTCGTGCGGTCCAGGGTGGCGCGCGGCCAGCGGGAATACGACGCCGGCCAGCCGCCGGCCCAGGCCCTGCCCGAAACCGACGGCCCGGGCCAGGGGCCCGCCACCCTCGAGTGGAACGCCTACAAGCACGCGGCCCACGCCCGGGTGGAGCGGGTCTATCTCGAAACCCTGTCCCGGGCCTCTTCCGGCGACGTGCGCGCGGCCATGAACCTGTCGGGCCTGAGCCAGTCGCGCCTCTACGGACTTTTGCGCAAGCACGGCCTGCGTCTTAGCCTCTCGGGTGGCGTTCGCTGA